In the genome of Chengkuizengella sediminis, one region contains:
- a CDS encoding type I restriction endonuclease subunit R: MTKIKHNDEAEVERRLIDVLGEGYNQWNYRPDLKSEEDLWKNLRKIITQNNLSEVGEYPITDKEFDKIKTELLSKIQTPFDAARWLKGENGIARITIEREDVSLGSMSLVLYSNQDIGGGISTYEVVHQIAKQKASVDGRDRRFDVTLLINGLPIVQIELKQVSAKDGVFQAYNQIKKYAEEGIFRNNIFSTLQLFVISNEQTTRYFANAMPKNMHKKLVFSWRTKDNRKVENLYEFVKQVLNIPDAHRLISDYTIVSEEQDEKVLMVLHPYQIHAIEALFTSAMKHESGYVWHATGSGKTLTSFVSTKLLARKPGVDRTIMLIDRKDLDNQTTTEFTKFASEFNTGISSGNAKSNSLIVGTGSAKELSNTLLSDVNSNTVIITTRQKLESALRFAQKQEEKGTQRFKKLLGQHIVFVVDECHRALSAGGMDEIKKFFPKSTWFGFTGTPIFDVNKKQAKGQLARTTHDQYGEVLHTYTIKNALDDGAVLGFQVEHEDTIETTSLINSIFKQLRQNEKYAHFSDDEINEMIDQMDGIEKEAYLEPSTFERDKHIQKVIHKIFRPDNAYTKFDFQNGGPQKSAILTTSSIDMAKRYYHAIKKMTKDPEWLTKEFVGQPIRTGRTIEDSDFPRVAITYSIQENEDDSKQIQDEMKEIIKDYNDYYHTAWSIEDIERYNGDINNRLACKKAEFKKIGKQIDLVIVVDRLLTGFDAPTIQTLFVDRNLSYANLIQAFSRTNRTYPGKAKGLIVTFRKPSTMEQNVNDATKLYSQEQEESPLVYPTYDKSKKRFKKAHKTLKTLVPNPTEINEHSPLENRIEFVKAFQELNNAYEALITYDEYNDEMEKSKVLQDQVKTLEEYIGVYNTVKGSLVDEGSSDEPGPDFSDIEFYGENAIKIYDIDSTYIDRLLGTYSAHNQSIRDEIEKALQKLKKSEIVKEVYRTILNAFDTKEIDSEEDILVVKRRFFTDSYDKAIEEFTNTWFVEERELHSSAIQYVIGTEPIPNIGGIINSKQFDKYKAVHPDSKPLKYGPEMKRQWRKTLDEVIVPLNDELR, from the coding sequence ATGACAAAGATAAAGCATAACGATGAAGCCGAAGTGGAACGCCGCCTGATTGATGTGTTAGGGGAAGGGTATAATCAGTGGAATTATCGTCCCGATCTAAAATCAGAAGAAGACCTATGGAAAAACTTGCGTAAAATAATCACTCAAAATAACTTATCAGAAGTTGGAGAATATCCTATTACTGATAAAGAATTTGACAAGATTAAAACAGAATTATTATCGAAAATACAGACACCCTTTGATGCTGCTAGGTGGCTCAAAGGGGAAAATGGAATTGCTCGTATTACAATTGAGCGTGAAGATGTTTCACTGGGTTCAATGTCGTTGGTGTTGTATTCCAACCAAGATATTGGTGGCGGTATCTCTACTTATGAAGTCGTTCATCAGATTGCGAAACAAAAGGCAAGCGTTGATGGTCGTGACCGCAGATTTGACGTGACTCTTCTAATCAATGGATTACCAATTGTTCAGATTGAATTGAAACAGGTCAGTGCCAAAGACGGTGTATTTCAAGCGTATAATCAAATTAAGAAATACGCGGAAGAAGGGATATTTAGAAATAATATTTTTTCTACACTCCAATTATTTGTCATTTCCAACGAGCAAACGACTCGCTATTTTGCCAATGCGATGCCAAAAAACATGCATAAGAAATTGGTCTTTAGCTGGCGAACAAAAGACAATCGAAAAGTAGAAAATCTCTATGAATTTGTGAAGCAAGTCTTAAATATTCCAGATGCACATCGCTTGATATCCGATTATACCATTGTGAGTGAGGAACAAGACGAAAAAGTATTAATGGTGTTACATCCTTATCAAATTCATGCCATTGAAGCCTTGTTTACATCTGCCATGAAACATGAATCCGGATATGTTTGGCATGCGACGGGTTCAGGAAAAACGTTGACAAGTTTTGTTTCTACGAAGTTATTAGCTCGCAAACCAGGTGTGGATCGCACAATTATGCTCATTGACCGAAAAGACCTGGACAATCAGACTACCACAGAATTCACCAAATTTGCTTCCGAGTTTAATACCGGAATTTCTTCAGGTAATGCCAAATCTAATAGCTTGATTGTTGGTACTGGAAGTGCGAAAGAATTAAGTAATACTCTACTGTCTGATGTAAATTCCAATACAGTGATTATTACTACTCGTCAAAAATTAGAATCTGCCTTGCGCTTTGCCCAAAAACAAGAAGAAAAAGGCACCCAACGCTTTAAAAAACTACTGGGACAACATATAGTGTTTGTCGTAGATGAATGCCATCGAGCGTTAAGTGCAGGAGGGATGGATGAGATTAAGAAGTTCTTTCCAAAATCTACATGGTTTGGGTTTACAGGTACGCCGATCTTTGATGTAAATAAAAAACAAGCGAAAGGCCAATTAGCTCGGACTACTCATGATCAATATGGCGAAGTCTTACATACTTATACAATTAAGAATGCGTTAGATGATGGGGCTGTTTTAGGATTCCAAGTAGAGCATGAAGATACGATTGAAACAACATCATTAATAAATAGTATTTTTAAACAACTGCGTCAAAATGAAAAATATGCTCATTTTAGTGACGATGAAATTAATGAGATGATCGATCAAATGGATGGAATAGAAAAGGAAGCGTATCTTGAACCATCTACTTTCGAACGTGATAAACATATTCAAAAAGTCATTCATAAAATTTTCCGACCCGATAACGCCTATACCAAATTTGATTTCCAAAATGGCGGCCCACAAAAGTCTGCCATTTTAACAACAAGTTCCATTGATATGGCGAAACGCTATTATCACGCAATCAAGAAAATGACCAAGGATCCAGAATGGTTGACGAAAGAATTTGTTGGACAACCGATACGAACAGGGCGTACGATTGAAGATTCAGACTTCCCTCGGGTTGCCATCACCTATTCGATACAAGAAAACGAAGATGATTCGAAACAAATTCAAGATGAAATGAAAGAAATTATCAAAGACTATAACGATTATTATCATACTGCCTGGTCGATAGAAGATATTGAACGATATAATGGAGACATCAACAATCGTTTAGCTTGTAAAAAAGCAGAATTTAAAAAAATTGGGAAACAAATTGACCTTGTTATTGTCGTAGATCGCTTATTGACTGGATTTGATGCACCAACGATTCAAACGTTATTTGTGGATCGAAATTTAAGTTATGCCAATTTGATTCAAGCCTTTTCTAGAACTAATCGTACTTATCCAGGAAAGGCAAAGGGATTGATTGTGACATTTCGAAAACCGTCAACAATGGAACAAAATGTAAATGATGCGACGAAGTTATATTCTCAAGAACAAGAGGAATCCCCCCTTGTTTATCCAACTTATGATAAATCGAAAAAGCGCTTCAAAAAGGCTCACAAAACATTGAAAACATTAGTGCCGAATCCAACCGAAATTAACGAGCACTCTCCGCTTGAAAATAGGATTGAATTTGTGAAAGCTTTCCAAGAGTTGAATAATGCCTACGAAGCTTTAATTACGTATGATGAATACAACGATGAAATGGAGAAGTCAAAAGTACTTCAAGACCAGGTGAAGACCTTAGAAGAATATATTGGCGTGTACAATACAGTTAAGGGATCGCTAGTTGATGAAGGGAGCAGTGATGAACCAGGACCAGATTTTTCAGACATTGAATTCTATGGAGAAAATGCTATTAAGATCTATGATATTGACTCAACCTATATTGATCGACTATTAGGAACATACTCAGCCCATAATCAGAGCATCCGTGACGAGATCGAAAAAGCACTCCAAAAACTGAAAAAATCAGAAATTGTTAAAGAAGTATATCGTACGATTTTAAATGCTTTTGATACCAAAGAAATAGATTCGGAGGAAGATATACTTGTAGTGAAACGACGTTTCTTCACTGATTCCTATGATAAAGCGATTGAAGAATTTACGAATACTTGGTTTGTGGAAGAACGGGAGCTGCATTCATCTGCTATTCAATATGTGATTGGAACAGAGCCTATTCCGAATATCGGGGGAATTATTAACAGCAAGCAATTTGATAAGTATAAAGCCGTGCATCCAGATTCAAAACCGTTGAAATATGGACCAGAAATGAAGCGTCAGTGGAGAAAGACATTAGATGAAGTCATTGTACCTTTGAATGACGAGTTGAGATAA
- a CDS encoding restriction endonuclease subunit S produces the protein MRNKHTPEIRFVEFTEEWKHRKLGDLIKISSAARVHKNEWTTSGVRFFRSSDVVSNFYGKKNTLAFISYSLYNELSKKSGLVQPGDILVTGGGTIGIPYLVVDTEPLYFKDADLIWLKSANKIDGYFLYSYFVTTQLRKYISSITHIGTISHYTIEQAKDTPIILPEPVEQTLIGSFFKKIDDTIFLHQQELTTLIQTKLGFLQKMFPKEGESVPEVRFPGFTGEWEERKFFDNIKNIIDFRGRTPKKLGFEWSESGYLALSALNVKNGYIDPSADAHYGDEELYQKWMGGRELKQGQVLFTTEAPMGNVAQVPDNKGYILSQRTIAFDVDENKITNNFLRVLLCSPKVFNELSSLSSGGTAKGVSQKSLSQLKVQVPKSLEEQIKIGNFFEKMEETITLHQRELDALKETKKAFLQKLFA, from the coding sequence GTGAGAAATAAACATACACCAGAAATTCGATTTGTGGAATTTACTGAAGAATGGAAGCATCGTAAGTTGGGAGACCTAATTAAAATATCTTCTGCGGCTCGAGTTCACAAAAATGAGTGGACAACATCTGGTGTTCGTTTTTTCAGATCAAGTGATGTCGTGTCTAACTTTTATGGAAAGAAAAATACACTAGCATTTATTTCATATAGTTTATACAACGAGCTTTCTAAAAAATCTGGTCTTGTGCAACCCGGAGATATATTAGTAACAGGTGGAGGAACTATAGGAATTCCTTACCTCGTAGTAGATACAGAACCATTATATTTTAAAGATGCTGATTTGATCTGGCTTAAAAGTGCAAATAAAATTGATGGATATTTTCTATACTCTTATTTTGTGACGACTCAATTACGTAAATATATTTCAAGTATTACACATATTGGAACAATCTCTCATTATACTATTGAACAAGCCAAAGACACTCCAATAATATTACCTGAACCAGTAGAACAAACCCTAATAGGAAGCTTTTTCAAAAAAATAGATGACACTATCTTTCTTCATCAGCAAGAACTAACGACCCTCATACAAACAAAACTGGGGTTCTTGCAAAAAATGTTCCCAAAAGAAGGGGAGTCCGTGCCGGAAGTTCGTTTCCCAGGATTTACGGGAGAATGGGAAGAGCGTAAGTTTTTTGATAACATAAAAAATATTATAGATTTTAGAGGTAGAACTCCAAAAAAACTCGGGTTTGAATGGAGTGAAAGTGGTTATTTGGCTCTATCTGCTTTGAATGTAAAAAATGGGTACATAGATCCATCTGCTGATGCTCATTATGGTGATGAAGAATTATATCAAAAATGGATGGGGGGACGGGAATTAAAACAAGGACAGGTACTATTTACGACAGAAGCACCCATGGGAAATGTAGCTCAAGTACCTGATAATAAGGGATATATTCTTAGCCAAAGAACCATAGCATTTGATGTCGATGAGAACAAAATAACTAATAACTTTCTTAGAGTATTGCTTTGTTCTCCTAAAGTGTTTAATGAATTATCATCACTATCAAGTGGAGGTACTGCTAAAGGTGTCAGTCAAAAATCGCTCTCGCAGTTAAAAGTACAAGTCCCTAAATCATTAGAAGAACAAATCAAAATCGGAAACTTCTTTGAAAAAATGGAAGAAACTATCACTCTTCATCAACGTGAATTAGATGCACTGAAAGAAACGAAAAAAGCTTTCTTACAAAAGTTGTTTGCCTAA